One stretch of Bordetella avium DNA includes these proteins:
- a CDS encoding CCDC90 family protein: protein MSIVTFDTLKFVETLEKAGVSREQASAMATAVKDSHEGAELATKADLRDVESKLIGETVDLRHEMNIRFAKVEGELTLLKWMLGLVIAGIASLILKAFF from the coding sequence ATGAGCATTGTTACATTTGACACCCTGAAGTTTGTCGAGACCTTGGAAAAGGCCGGGGTTAGCCGTGAGCAAGCGTCTGCTATGGCCACCGCCGTCAAGGATTCCCACGAGGGTGCAGAACTGGCGACCAAGGCGGATTTGCGCGATGTCGAATCCAAGCTCATTGGCGAAACCGTTGATCTGCGCCACGAGATGAATATCCGCTTCGCCAAAGTTGAAGGCGAACTCACCTTGCTCAAATGGATGCTCGGGTTGGTCATTGCGGGTATTGCCTCACTGATCCTGAAGGCGTTTTTCTGA
- a CDS encoding HNH endonuclease yields MTPSRKQVEAARPKFLEWLVARGAQVLRPTSEWELVRFDCASGVAIIYSNAKGSTTFTGQALAAWSAYKGAMAWDAGVRTKRAKVSPLIRTLLERDGDRCFFCHEHTSDDDRSAEHLVPVAHGGPNHISNLVLAHKACNARAGHLSAMEKIRIRDQSREQP; encoded by the coding sequence ATGACCCCGAGCCGAAAGCAGGTTGAAGCCGCCCGCCCCAAGTTCCTCGAATGGCTCGTAGCTCGCGGTGCCCAGGTGCTTCGCCCGACAAGTGAATGGGAGCTGGTGCGTTTCGACTGCGCATCGGGCGTGGCGATCATCTACAGCAATGCCAAAGGCAGCACTACTTTCACCGGCCAAGCCTTAGCGGCCTGGAGCGCTTACAAAGGCGCGATGGCCTGGGACGCTGGCGTCCGGACAAAGAGGGCCAAGGTCAGCCCGCTGATCCGCACCCTGCTGGAGCGAGACGGCGACCGCTGCTTTTTCTGCCATGAGCACACATCCGACGATGACCGCAGCGCCGAGCATTTGGTACCGGTTGCCCACGGTGGCCCGAACCACATCAGCAATCTGGTACTGGCCCACAAGGCATGCAATGCGCGAGCAGGCCACCTGAGCGCGATGGAGAAAATCCGCATACGCGACCAATCAAGGGAGCAGCCATGA
- a CDS encoding OB-fold protein, with protein MKLPRNQLGLALFGATLVLSPMAASAQEKVVSEFSAGKSHRYELSKLEYSVFKTLVDDDANNLASGNDSLLGERMGLTDTTASELAKAYSDNEVAADKRFKKKPLLINGKIGSINSGIGGAPYLALGTQPSSPHARLHKSALDFAASAKKGQSVSLICTGAGATITIPMLDDCRPARAVADEEATKLTRRVDRVLKGLGSDESAQQLLAISIYAASTIKGDSCGPNAAACLKNVKTAMKAPGAKEGILKAMETLKLAGISLAK; from the coding sequence GTGAAACTCCCCCGCAATCAGTTAGGACTTGCATTATTCGGCGCGACGCTCGTGCTGTCACCCATGGCAGCATCAGCGCAAGAGAAAGTGGTTAGCGAGTTTTCCGCAGGAAAATCACATCGATACGAGCTTTCGAAACTTGAATACAGCGTCTTCAAGACGCTTGTTGATGATGACGCCAACAACCTTGCCTCTGGCAACGACAGCCTGCTTGGCGAGCGGATGGGCCTGACCGACACTACCGCCTCGGAATTAGCGAAGGCGTACTCCGATAATGAAGTGGCAGCCGATAAGCGGTTCAAAAAGAAACCACTTTTGATCAACGGAAAAATCGGCAGCATCAACTCCGGCATAGGCGGAGCGCCATACCTCGCGCTTGGTACGCAACCATCATCACCACACGCAAGGCTGCATAAAAGCGCCCTGGATTTCGCAGCAAGTGCGAAAAAAGGGCAATCCGTTTCACTGATCTGCACCGGCGCAGGCGCGACCATTACGATCCCCATGCTGGACGATTGCAGGCCCGCACGCGCCGTCGCGGACGAGGAGGCCACCAAATTGACGCGCAGGGTAGACCGCGTGCTTAAAGGCCTTGGCAGCGACGAGTCGGCGCAACAATTACTCGCCATTTCAATTTATGCGGCTAGCACCATCAAGGGCGACTCCTGCGGCCCAAATGCAGCCGCCTGCTTAAAAAATGTGAAAACCGCCATGAAGGCGCCGGGCGCAAAGGAAGGGATTCTCAAGGCGATGGAAACATTGAAACTGGCCGGAATATCATTGGCCAAGTAA
- a CDS encoding DUF6414 family protein, whose product MGQESPSIDFLYDFLYLDKPRAQSWLAQLVADGVPLSTKYQSSSTDSSKVNAAGGIPGVLKGGGSSVESVTETMERSFNTEWSIPLNLLDTLSEANYVSKGLNGAPIGSVIHIHGQANIIDISFMQAGWSAFTDLMLGQVKTTHSNKAAKAAEKTEVAQLGAALKVMPPMPQLYLSTVGGEVAWSVLHEDHMLIDPSALTLTYGANIKGDWHVLAVLDALPDGNDTPGTSIKIGKPISDGLLPVMEAIREAMGRPGDAYAVNPIAIFRAIKPSTR is encoded by the coding sequence GTGGGTCAAGAGTCACCAAGCATAGATTTTCTCTATGATTTTCTGTATCTAGATAAGCCCAGGGCCCAGTCGTGGCTAGCGCAACTCGTAGCGGACGGCGTACCTCTTTCTACGAAGTACCAAAGCAGCTCAACTGATAGCAGCAAAGTAAATGCAGCCGGCGGAATTCCGGGCGTTCTAAAAGGGGGCGGGTCTTCCGTCGAGTCAGTTACAGAAACTATGGAGCGTAGTTTCAATACTGAATGGAGCATACCCCTTAATTTGCTGGATACGCTATCTGAGGCTAACTACGTCTCGAAAGGCCTGAACGGAGCGCCAATTGGGTCGGTGATCCACATCCACGGCCAAGCCAACATTATTGACATTAGCTTCATGCAAGCTGGGTGGAGTGCATTCACCGACCTCATGCTTGGCCAAGTGAAGACAACACACTCCAACAAAGCGGCAAAGGCTGCTGAGAAAACGGAGGTTGCCCAGCTTGGGGCGGCTCTGAAGGTCATGCCGCCCATGCCGCAGCTTTACTTGAGCACAGTCGGAGGGGAAGTAGCTTGGTCAGTGCTTCACGAGGACCATATGCTCATCGATCCGTCCGCGCTGACACTTACATACGGGGCAAACATCAAAGGGGACTGGCATGTGCTTGCGGTACTTGATGCATTGCCTGATGGGAACGACACGCCAGGCACTTCTATCAAAATAGGCAAACCCATTTCGGATGGTTTGCTCCCCGTAATGGAAGCCATCCGAGAAGCGATGGGCCGCCCCGGCGATGCTTATGCGGTTAACCCAATTGCGATCTTTCGGGCCATCAAGCCCAGCACACGCTAA
- a CDS encoding S24 family peptidase, translating to MNDVELNEHRVARLAAAIDKLSRGNKTDFGRRLGYKDGAFVRQMLAGLRPVSEKTVRAIEDMPGMRSWFSTDEEPKPKDTDAAPPWPFPSIPEDKVRSLSPTQLSKLEGALALALGQMEIGLEVSRPSVSQAQKRGGLVNMDTAADEFSMRIPGLPPGPSQIKEPVPAYVTPRLSLAQATAVNVVAAEQHADNDEWESVPEMADVRLAAGEGIENHTEEMTGYVYFRRSFLRSVGADGQRGRMVYAKGDSMEPVIRDGAALLVVPDLGLTLHDLAAGGVYAINYDGKMLVKTVAKDRLTGRWVARSFNARHPDIPLEDGASVRVLGRVVWAGAQLGEDEQGQWVRR from the coding sequence ATGAACGACGTGGAACTGAACGAGCATCGAGTGGCGCGTCTTGCCGCTGCCATCGACAAACTCTCTCGCGGAAATAAAACTGACTTTGGGCGCCGACTTGGCTACAAAGACGGGGCATTTGTTCGCCAAATGCTTGCAGGGTTGCGCCCAGTGTCAGAGAAAACCGTTAGGGCCATCGAAGATATGCCCGGCATGCGCTCCTGGTTTTCTACAGACGAAGAGCCCAAGCCCAAAGATACGGACGCTGCTCCACCATGGCCCTTCCCGTCCATCCCCGAAGATAAAGTCCGCAGCCTCTCGCCTACTCAGTTAAGCAAGCTGGAAGGGGCATTGGCGCTGGCGCTGGGGCAGATGGAAATTGGGCTTGAGGTGTCGCGCCCATCGGTCAGCCAGGCTCAGAAGCGCGGCGGCCTGGTAAACATGGATACGGCGGCCGATGAATTTTCCATGCGCATTCCTGGCCTGCCACCAGGCCCGAGCCAGATCAAAGAGCCAGTCCCGGCATACGTTACTCCGCGCTTGAGCCTCGCGCAGGCAACCGCGGTTAATGTCGTAGCCGCCGAGCAGCATGCAGATAATGATGAATGGGAATCGGTGCCTGAGATGGCGGATGTTCGCCTTGCCGCTGGCGAAGGTATCGAGAACCACACCGAAGAAATGACCGGCTACGTGTATTTCCGTCGTTCTTTTCTGCGCTCGGTCGGCGCGGACGGCCAGCGCGGGCGAATGGTTTACGCCAAAGGCGACAGCATGGAGCCGGTTATCCGAGATGGAGCGGCACTGCTTGTTGTGCCCGATCTGGGGTTGACCCTGCATGACCTGGCCGCCGGCGGCGTCTACGCCATCAACTATGACGGGAAGATGCTCGTCAAGACGGTAGCTAAGGATCGGCTAACGGGGCGCTGGGTGGCCCGGTCGTTCAATGCGCGGCATCCGGATATTCCCCTGGAAGATGGGGCCTCGGTCAGAGTGCTGGGGCGCGTGGTGTGGGCTGGCGCTCAGTTGGGGGAGGATGAGCAGGGGCAGTGGGTGCGGCGGTAA
- a CDS encoding transcriptional regulator: MDLNSFLSTPGAPTVSELRARMVELGFEVKSDAQIRQWRTRYMGRMPKPGYCVGLELATGGAVTRQDLRPADWHLIWPELANQSTPKQEASHA; encoded by the coding sequence ATGGACCTGAACTCATTTTTGTCTACCCCTGGCGCCCCTACCGTTTCCGAGCTTCGTGCCCGAATGGTGGAGCTCGGCTTCGAAGTTAAAAGCGATGCGCAAATCCGTCAGTGGCGCACCCGCTATATGGGCCGGATGCCCAAGCCCGGCTACTGCGTCGGGCTTGAGCTCGCGACAGGTGGCGCCGTGACGCGCCAGGATTTGCGCCCGGCAGATTGGCATTTGATATGGCCCGAGCTTGCGAATCAATCCACTCCCAAACAAGAGGCCAGCCATGCGTAA
- a CDS encoding recombination protein NinB: protein MDKQVYVLSHDAARRNAAQACSTAPEGWRVEIKPRTRTLAQNDMMWSILTDISRQVDFVVNGALVKVEPEEVKDILTASLRRETRMAMGIDGGMVLLGQRTSKMTVRQMADVIDLAYAFGNEKGVHWSPTSLGRGA, encoded by the coding sequence ATGGACAAACAGGTCTATGTCCTCTCGCACGATGCTGCGCGCCGCAATGCTGCCCAAGCTTGCTCGACCGCCCCTGAAGGCTGGCGAGTGGAGATCAAGCCGCGCACGCGCACCCTGGCCCAGAACGACATGATGTGGTCGATCCTGACGGACATCAGCCGCCAAGTTGATTTTGTCGTGAACGGTGCTTTGGTGAAGGTGGAGCCTGAAGAGGTCAAGGACATCCTTACGGCCAGTCTGCGCCGAGAAACCAGGATGGCAATGGGGATTGATGGCGGGATGGTTTTGCTTGGCCAGCGTACCAGCAAGATGACCGTTCGCCAGATGGCAGACGTTATTGATCTTGCTTACGCCTTTGGCAACGAGAAGGGCGTCCATTGGTCGCCCACGAGTTTGGGGAGAGGCGCGTGA
- the dnaB gene encoding replicative DNA helicase encodes MSYSSDAEQCVLGGLLLDNRAWERLDGLLTADDFYRHDHRLIFSAASGLLDRGLPADPVTVFEALSAAGNSEAAGGFAYLDAITHSVPSAANVRRYGEIVRAHRIRRSVAELGSDISTLAAESGAEPEALVEQATSMVMALADSRVAGREPVEIGDLLTGVLDSIEARQDREGGLSGLSTGYADLDHKTSGLQAGDLIIVAGRPSMGKTTLAVNIAENVAIAGGVALVVSLEMDAKQLAERSVARFGEIDTQRIRSGRLSPDDYTRLTGALGRLQDQRLVIADDPGMASVARIRLAARKVRQRQGKLDLIVIDYLQLMRGEGGNRNEELGGITRSLKLLAREMSCPVILLSQLSRKVEERPDKRPIMSDLRESGAIEQDADVILMAYRDDYYNPDSAFKGLAEVLIRKQRMGPLGEVFLVFQGQHSRFLDADHQTVAQAKNSQPTRPAARYSALRD; translated from the coding sequence TTGTCCTACTCGTCCGACGCCGAGCAATGCGTTTTGGGAGGCTTGCTGCTGGATAACCGGGCCTGGGAGCGCCTCGACGGCCTGCTGACCGCTGACGATTTTTACCGGCACGACCACAGGCTGATCTTCAGTGCGGCATCTGGCCTGTTGGATCGTGGCTTGCCTGCCGACCCGGTGACAGTGTTCGAAGCCTTGAGCGCTGCGGGCAACAGTGAGGCGGCAGGGGGCTTTGCCTACCTTGATGCGATTACCCACAGCGTACCCAGCGCGGCGAACGTGCGCCGGTACGGGGAGATTGTCCGTGCCCACCGCATCCGTCGGTCGGTGGCCGAACTGGGCAGCGACATTTCCACCCTGGCAGCAGAGAGCGGCGCAGAGCCAGAGGCACTGGTAGAGCAAGCCACCAGCATGGTGATGGCTCTTGCAGATAGCCGAGTGGCTGGCCGGGAGCCGGTGGAAATTGGCGACTTGCTGACCGGCGTGCTTGATTCTATCGAGGCCCGGCAGGATCGTGAAGGCGGCTTGTCAGGGCTGTCTACCGGCTATGCCGACCTTGACCACAAGACCAGCGGCTTGCAAGCGGGAGACCTCATTATCGTGGCGGGCCGACCCTCTATGGGCAAGACCACGTTGGCCGTGAACATTGCCGAAAACGTAGCGATAGCTGGCGGCGTGGCCCTGGTAGTCAGCCTGGAAATGGACGCCAAGCAATTGGCAGAGCGCAGCGTTGCTCGCTTTGGCGAGATCGACACGCAGCGCATCCGTTCCGGCCGCCTGAGCCCGGATGACTACACGCGGCTGACCGGCGCGCTCGGGCGATTGCAGGATCAGCGACTGGTGATAGCTGACGATCCTGGCATGGCCAGCGTTGCACGAATCCGGCTTGCTGCCCGCAAAGTGCGCCAGCGCCAAGGGAAGCTGGATCTGATCGTGATCGACTACCTGCAACTGATGCGGGGCGAGGGCGGCAACCGCAATGAGGAGCTGGGCGGCATTACTCGCTCGCTCAAGCTTCTGGCCCGCGAAATGAGCTGTCCGGTGATCCTGCTATCCCAACTCTCGCGCAAGGTCGAGGAGCGGCCCGACAAGCGCCCGATCATGAGCGACCTGCGCGAATCGGGCGCCATTGAGCAGGACGCGGACGTAATCCTCATGGCCTACCGGGACGACTACTACAACCCGGACAGCGCCTTTAAGGGCTTAGCCGAAGTGCTGATTCGCAAACAACGTATGGGTCCGCTGGGTGAGGTGTTCCTGGTGTTCCAGGGGCAGCACTCCCGCTTCCTGGATGCCGACCATCAGACGGTGGCCCAAGCCAAGAACAGCCAGCCCACGCGACCGGCAGCCAGATACAGCGCACTGAGGGATTGA
- a CDS encoding endonuclease, translated as MEQIQIELSWPPKELSPNFRGHWASISRAKKVYRIAACLTTMRALRHAESFDRLGGVRITYEFCPPTARAYDRDNLAARMKAATDGISDALGMNDRGFHFAPVVLGAKEKGGLVRVTIESLKEGV; from the coding sequence ATGGAACAGATACAGATTGAACTTTCCTGGCCGCCCAAAGAGCTGAGCCCCAACTTCCGGGGCCATTGGGCGTCTATTTCCCGAGCGAAGAAAGTCTACCGCATCGCGGCGTGCCTGACGACCATGAGGGCGCTGCGCCACGCAGAGAGCTTTGACCGCCTCGGAGGTGTGCGCATCACCTACGAGTTTTGCCCGCCGACTGCGAGAGCCTACGACCGGGACAACTTGGCCGCACGGATGAAGGCGGCCACAGACGGAATCTCGGACGCGCTAGGTATGAATGACCGTGGCTTTCACTTCGCGCCCGTGGTGCTCGGAGCCAAGGAGAAGGGCGGGCTTGTCCGCGTAACTATTGAATCGCTCAAGGAGGGCGTATGA
- a CDS encoding BrnA antitoxin family protein → MPKLKPGTVVPTREEDEAINRGIAADPDTYELSAADLKQMKRMGRPKAEVTKERITIRLSPDVLESFRATGAGWQTRVDAALRDWLKTHAPS, encoded by the coding sequence ATGCCCAAGCTTAAGCCAGGGACGGTCGTCCCCACCCGCGAAGAAGATGAGGCTATCAACCGAGGCATAGCCGCCGATCCTGACACCTACGAGCTCAGCGCCGCCGATCTGAAGCAGATGAAGCGCATGGGGCGCCCAAAGGCCGAAGTCACGAAGGAGCGAATCACCATTCGCTTGTCGCCCGACGTGCTGGAAAGCTTCCGCGCTACAGGTGCAGGCTGGCAAACTCGCGTTGATGCCGCGCTGCGCGACTGGCTAAAGACGCATGCGCCTAGTTGA
- a CDS encoding BrnT family toxin has protein sequence MNITFDPAKDQSNQRKHGVSLAAAEAFEWDGALVREDMRREYGESRMIALGYIDVRLYCVVYVDRNNERRIISLRKANSREVNLYAQA, from the coding sequence ATGAACATCACATTCGACCCCGCCAAAGACCAGAGCAATCAGCGCAAGCACGGTGTTTCTTTGGCGGCTGCTGAAGCGTTCGAGTGGGACGGTGCCCTGGTGCGCGAAGATATGCGCCGCGAGTATGGCGAAAGCCGCATGATCGCCCTGGGCTATATCGATGTCCGCCTGTACTGCGTCGTATACGTGGACCGTAACAACGAAAGGCGCATCATCAGCCTGCGCAAGGCAAATTCAAGAGAGGTGAATCTTTATGCCCAAGCTTAA
- a CDS encoding Rha family transcriptional regulator — MDLTQVQDMVSLAGDRLVTDSRRVAERFKKRHRDVLRAIRLLECSADFRARNFAQCFEINGLANGKPEPVVQMTKDGFMFLVMGFTGRAAAAVKESFIEAFNSMAEYIRSGREGLWQQMHALLATDADSKARASLGSRLMLDRKREKPVLEQRCADLMARIQHPLRLA, encoded by the coding sequence ATGGATTTGACTCAAGTGCAAGATATGGTCTCGCTGGCCGGTGATCGGCTCGTGACCGACTCCCGCCGCGTGGCCGAAAGATTCAAAAAGCGGCACCGCGACGTGCTGCGAGCCATTCGGCTGCTGGAATGTAGTGCTGACTTCAGGGCGCGCAATTTTGCGCAGTGCTTTGAAATCAATGGGTTAGCGAACGGAAAGCCCGAGCCAGTTGTCCAGATGACCAAGGACGGGTTTATGTTCCTGGTGATGGGCTTCACGGGTCGCGCAGCCGCCGCCGTCAAGGAGTCGTTCATCGAGGCGTTCAATTCGATGGCTGAGTACATCCGGTCGGGCCGTGAGGGGCTGTGGCAGCAGATGCACGCCTTGCTGGCTACCGATGCAGACTCCAAGGCTCGCGCCTCGCTGGGTTCCCGGCTGATGCTGGATCGCAAGCGAGAAAAGCCCGTGCTTGAACAGCGATGTGCCGATCTGATGGCCCGCATCCAGCACCCGTTACGACTCGCATAG
- a CDS encoding terminase small subunit: protein MALTPKQEAFALAYVETGNASEAYRRAYSAERMKPETVNRTAKDLLDNRKIAARVAEIQAAHVERHKLTVDDLLAELEEARQAALSAETAQSSAAVAATMGKAKLLGLDKQVIEHSGPGGGPIATVTVSPEELRKAVQSVQDKF, encoded by the coding sequence ATGGCCCTGACACCAAAGCAGGAGGCCTTTGCCCTTGCTTATGTGGAGACGGGCAATGCCTCCGAGGCGTACCGGCGAGCGTATAGCGCCGAGAGAATGAAGCCGGAGACGGTTAACCGCACAGCGAAGGATCTGTTGGACAACCGCAAGATTGCCGCAAGGGTTGCGGAGATACAGGCCGCGCACGTCGAGCGCCACAAGTTGACTGTGGATGACCTCCTGGCTGAGCTGGAAGAAGCCCGCCAAGCCGCCCTGTCTGCTGAGACGGCGCAATCGTCTGCTGCTGTCGCGGCGACGATGGGGAAGGCAAAGCTGCTCGGACTGGATAAGCAGGTGATCGAGCATTCCGGCCCTGGTGGCGGGCCCATAGCCACGGTGACGGTTAGCCCGGAAGAGCTGAGGAAGGCCGTTCAAAGTGTCCAAGACAAGTTTTAG
- the terL gene encoding phage terminase large subunit: MSKTSFSPADRIAAIGWSREDLYSFSRWMFLQRKGYLWQKAAHHKLICDALMRVYQGKTKRLIINVPPRYSKTELAVVNFIAWCFGRSPDCEFIHASYSSALAVNNSANVRGVIQHEAYAEVFPGVALASDAQHHWKTEQGGVMYATGAGGTITGFGAGKLRDGFGGAIIIDDPHKADEANSGVMRKNVIDWFQNTVESRKNSPDTPIIIIMQRLHEEDLAGWLLGDRGPNGRGDPVAGGNGEVWDHLCLSAWNDDGTPLWPEKHSAEDLARMEKAAPYVFAGQYRQTPTPPSGGTIQPDIMPVVDAVPAGGVSWVRGWDLGASTSGDFTAGVKIGKLSDGRFIIADCRREQYETNKRDALIKNTADGDGMNKVRQSLPQDPGQAGKSQVVAFTKLLAGHSVRFSPESGDKVTRATPLASQINAGNVLLLRGEWNRAFTEECRYFPFGKYDDQVDAASRAFNELNAMKRGFFG, encoded by the coding sequence GTGTCCAAGACAAGTTTTAGCCCTGCTGATCGAATCGCTGCAATCGGCTGGTCACGCGAGGATTTGTACAGCTTCAGCCGGTGGATGTTCCTTCAGCGCAAGGGGTATCTGTGGCAGAAGGCGGCGCACCATAAGCTGATATGCGATGCGCTGATGCGTGTCTATCAGGGTAAGACGAAGCGCCTAATCATCAACGTTCCGCCTCGCTACTCTAAGACCGAGCTGGCGGTGGTGAACTTCATTGCGTGGTGCTTCGGTCGCTCGCCTGACTGCGAGTTTATCCATGCAAGCTATTCGAGCGCCCTTGCCGTAAACAATAGCGCCAATGTGCGCGGCGTTATCCAGCATGAGGCGTATGCGGAAGTATTCCCCGGCGTGGCTCTGGCAAGTGATGCGCAACATCACTGGAAAACAGAGCAGGGCGGCGTGATGTACGCCACGGGCGCCGGGGGCACCATTACCGGCTTTGGCGCTGGCAAGCTTCGGGATGGCTTCGGCGGGGCAATCATCATTGATGACCCCCACAAGGCCGACGAGGCAAATTCCGGCGTCATGCGGAAAAACGTCATTGACTGGTTTCAGAATACCGTAGAGAGCCGCAAGAACAGCCCGGACACTCCAATCATCATCATCATGCAACGGTTGCATGAAGAGGACTTGGCAGGCTGGCTATTGGGCGATAGAGGCCCAAACGGACGGGGCGATCCGGTAGCGGGCGGAAACGGTGAGGTATGGGATCACCTGTGTCTATCCGCCTGGAATGATGACGGTACGCCACTTTGGCCCGAGAAGCACAGCGCAGAAGATTTGGCCCGCATGGAAAAGGCCGCCCCGTATGTGTTTGCGGGGCAGTACCGGCAGACCCCGACGCCGCCATCTGGCGGGACGATACAGCCCGACATCATGCCGGTGGTGGACGCGGTTCCCGCAGGCGGTGTGTCTTGGGTTCGCGGTTGGGATTTGGGCGCATCAACGTCTGGAGACTTCACGGCGGGCGTAAAGATCGGAAAGCTGAGCGACGGGAGATTCATCATTGCCGATTGCCGCCGCGAGCAGTACGAGACAAACAAGCGTGACGCGCTGATAAAGAACACGGCGGACGGCGACGGCATGAACAAGGTCAGGCAGTCATTGCCTCAAGATCCTGGGCAGGCCGGTAAGAGCCAGGTAGTGGCATTTACAAAGCTGCTTGCTGGGCATAGCGTCAGGTTCAGCCCCGAGAGCGGCGACAAGGTGACGCGAGCAACGCCGCTTGCCTCCCAGATTAACGCGGGCAATGTGCTTCTTCTTCGTGGGGAGTGGAACCGGGCTTTCACCGAAGAATGCCGCTACTTCCCGTTTGGGAAATATGACGATCAAGTCGATGCCGCCTCCAGGGCGTTCAACGAACTCAATGCAATGAAACGCGGATTCTTCGGATGA
- a CDS encoding phage portal protein — MKLPKFFKRKPAAEAAKPAKRRGLPEHPLGKKVRNLFVMPEFVQPHGAPGVSSDSADIGPAPSPKPGMSIGANEAQLGFFAVGSHFIGYQVCAMLATNWLIDKACGMPARDAVRKGYLLTCGSDEVSESLRDSDGRFKVTQNLREMIHFGRVYGGRIVLFEVRTENPDEYYKNPFNLDGVAPGSYMGMSQIDPNWVAPELTEDNLSDPASQSYYEPTYWRIKDRVYHKSHLRIFVPYPVPDFLKPTYRFMGVSVPQRMMERAYCAERSANEGPQLLMTKRLTSVGVSDDALANREKLEESLAAWASIRDNYGVKVGGADETIQQFDTALGDVDAVIMTQYQLSASVANVPATKLLGTQPKGFNATGDYEHAVYREDLESIQANDMSPLLERHYALVAKSHSIDLPSKISIQWLPLDSPTGKESAEIEKIKADRDAVLIGTGAIDAADIRERVRNDRDNDYHNIEAAEFTDGEENANQTPPAVGPGAPGAAI; from the coding sequence ATGAAACTCCCCAAATTTTTCAAGCGCAAGCCCGCCGCCGAGGCGGCAAAGCCAGCAAAGCGCCGGGGGCTGCCCGAGCACCCGCTAGGCAAGAAAGTCCGCAATCTGTTCGTGATGCCGGAGTTTGTGCAGCCTCACGGCGCTCCTGGTGTGTCGTCTGACAGCGCCGACATTGGCCCAGCGCCATCCCCGAAGCCCGGGATGTCGATAGGCGCGAACGAGGCTCAGCTTGGATTTTTCGCGGTCGGCAGCCATTTCATCGGCTATCAAGTCTGCGCGATGCTGGCCACCAACTGGCTGATTGATAAGGCCTGCGGGATGCCAGCGCGTGACGCGGTGCGCAAGGGCTATTTGCTCACCTGCGGCTCCGATGAAGTGTCGGAATCGCTGCGGGATAGTGACGGGCGCTTTAAGGTGACGCAGAACCTGCGCGAAATGATCCACTTTGGCCGCGTCTACGGCGGACGGATCGTGCTGTTTGAAGTGCGCACGGAAAACCCGGACGAGTATTACAAGAACCCGTTCAACCTGGATGGCGTAGCGCCCGGCTCTTACATGGGCATGTCTCAGATTGACCCCAATTGGGTTGCGCCTGAGCTGACCGAAGATAACCTTTCCGATCCGGCCTCTCAGAGCTATTACGAGCCCACCTATTGGCGGATCAAGGACAGGGTCTATCACAAGTCGCATCTGCGGATATTCGTCCCTTATCCGGTGCCGGACTTTCTCAAGCCCACGTACCGTTTCATGGGCGTGAGCGTTCCGCAGCGGATGATGGAGCGGGCCTACTGCGCCGAGCGCAGCGCCAACGAAGGTCCGCAGTTGCTGATGACCAAGCGACTGACCTCGGTAGGCGTGTCTGATGACGCGCTTGCGAACAGAGAAAAGCTTGAGGAGAGCCTGGCTGCTTGGGCGTCCATTCGTGACAACTACGGTGTAAAGGTCGGCGGCGCGGATGAAACCATCCAGCAGTTCGACACAGCGCTAGGCGATGTGGACGCGGTAATCATGACGCAGTATCAGCTCTCTGCGTCTGTGGCCAACGTGCCAGCCACCAAGCTGCTCGGCACTCAGCCCAAGGGTTTTAACGCCACGGGGGACTACGAGCATGCGGTCTATCGGGAGGATCTGGAGAGCATCCAGGCCAACGATATGAGCCCGCTTCTCGAGCGGCATTACGCGCTCGTCGCCAAGTCGCACAGTATTGATCTGCCCTCGAAGATTTCCATTCAGTGGCTCCCGCTCGATAGCCCGACCGGCAAGGAGTCGGCCGAGATCGAGAAGATCAAGGCGGACAGGGACGCGGTGTTGATCGGCACAGGAGCCATCGATGCGGCTGACATCCGCGAGCGCGTTCGCAATGACCGGGACAACGATTACCACAACATAGAGGCGGCAGAGTTCACGGATGGCGAAGAAAATGCTAACCAAACGCCGCCAGCAGTGGGGCCAGGAGCGCCAGGCGCAGCAATTTAA